A single region of the Acidimicrobiales bacterium genome encodes:
- a CDS encoding polysaccharide biosynthesis tyrosine autokinase, translated as MADDVTLPVLFKDVLRRWRVAALVTVAFLVGASAYAESLPNEYTASVVVSFAPKPEGNAGADIVRVVLPRYVAYVTSRATIERIAPRLGERPGPLHSGTDATVATDSANLTITVTLGGSRRVADAANALAAETLSFANADRLLDAVVVAQALPPSAPSGPPRRLYQAAGLLLGLLAGAGAGLLLERGRPRVRTWRDVAVVTGYPVVGRIPASRALRNSPVEALLDPAVGAAVRTLRTNLERSSRDQPVHTLVVTSTLPGEGKTTVAGALAAALARLDANVLLVDADLRRPGVVRLFPGPDRPGVAELLHGTAELEATVRPGPAPNLFILRTAADPDAGDLLARHFADLLRLARERFDVIVVDAPPVLGGDDARTLATLCDGTLLVAGADTLATSLSEAAAALDALGVRILGAVANRVRDRSGMGTYGAYGSYGATPAEKPKSVRPGAEAV; from the coding sequence GTGGCAGACGACGTCACGCTCCCGGTCCTGTTCAAGGACGTGTTACGGCGCTGGCGTGTGGCTGCGCTGGTCACCGTCGCGTTCCTCGTCGGTGCCTCTGCCTACGCGGAGTCGCTGCCCAACGAGTACACCGCCTCGGTGGTGGTCTCGTTCGCTCCCAAGCCCGAGGGCAACGCGGGCGCCGACATCGTGCGCGTCGTGCTGCCGCGCTACGTGGCCTACGTGACCTCGCGGGCCACCATCGAACGCATCGCACCGCGACTCGGGGAGCGGCCCGGTCCGTTGCACAGCGGTACTGACGCCACGGTCGCCACCGACAGCGCCAACCTCACCATCACGGTGACGCTGGGCGGGTCGCGCCGGGTGGCCGATGCCGCCAACGCCTTGGCCGCCGAGACCCTGTCGTTCGCCAACGCCGACCGCCTGCTCGACGCCGTGGTGGTCGCCCAGGCCTTGCCGCCCAGCGCGCCGTCAGGACCGCCTCGCCGGCTCTACCAGGCGGCGGGCCTGCTGCTCGGGCTGCTGGCCGGGGCGGGCGCAGGCCTGCTGCTCGAACGAGGCCGTCCCCGGGTGCGCACGTGGCGCGACGTGGCCGTCGTCACCGGCTATCCCGTGGTCGGGCGCATCCCTGCTTCCCGGGCGCTGCGCAACTCCCCCGTCGAAGCCCTGCTCGACCCGGCCGTGGGCGCCGCGGTGCGAACCCTGCGCACCAACCTCGAGCGAAGCTCGCGCGACCAGCCGGTACACACCCTCGTGGTGACCTCGACGCTGCCGGGCGAGGGCAAGACCACCGTGGCGGGCGCGCTGGCCGCGGCGTTGGCCCGCCTCGACGCCAACGTGCTCTTGGTCGACGCCGACCTGCGCAGGCCCGGCGTGGTGCGGTTGTTCCCGGGGCCCGACCGGCCCGGCGTGGCCGAACTGCTCCACGGCACCGCCGAGTTGGAGGCGACCGTGCGCCCGGGGCCGGCGCCCAACCTGTTCATCCTGCGCACCGCTGCCGACCCCGACGCGGGCGACCTGCTGGCCCGCCACTTCGCCGACCTGTTGCGCCTGGCCCGCGAGCGCTTCGACGTGATCGTGGTCGACGCCCCGCCGGTCCTCGGCGGCGACGACGCCCGCACCCTGGCCACCCTGTGCGACGGCACCTTGTTGGTGGCCGGCGCCGACACCTTGGCCACGTCGTTGTCCGAGGCCGCCGCCGCCCTCGACGCCTTGGGCGTGCGCATCCTCGGGGCCGTCGCCAACCGCGTGCGCGACCGCAGCGGCATGGGCACCTACGGCGCCTACGGCTCGTACGGCGCCACCCCGGCCGAGAAGCCCAAGAGCGTGCGGCCGGGGGCCGAAGCGGTCTGA
- a CDS encoding O-antigen ligase family protein, with amino-acid sequence MALTTGSSALARRDGLLAAAAVVAALMAGYGLVAVAARLGGDNGPLVLLALVGVPLAALAVLNDPRLAPALVVLAFPVGVMELPGIELQLVQLATLAVAALVALRRMASGLAPLSWVRGMGWGVAFVAWMLVGLPTALNRQRALREIVLFAIGMVFAATVVAVARRPGDVRALLAVVVGVVAAVGLTTPLGASQVRAAFDGAVVQGRATGIFTQPNQLGTFCATGALIGIGVFFAAQTRRGRLFAGIGVAGGVLGLVLSLSRGSWIGFVLGAVVLVVKLPEARRALMLAVVPVVLLGAALSAFAPTSPQVEVVGQRLRSIAGERNPYDNRPAIWREAQGEIVEQPVTGYGAGSFPQASARATSKARTVVAEHAHNLLLTWGAELGLPALGLALGLAVHLHVAMRRMARRVAAEDRAVVAGLAAALVGVLGQGIVDYTLHNAVVLTLLFAMVGAVFAYDRITRTAPA; translated from the coding sequence GTGGCCCTGACCACCGGCAGCAGCGCGTTGGCCCGGCGCGACGGGCTGCTTGCCGCCGCGGCGGTGGTCGCTGCCCTAATGGCCGGCTACGGCCTCGTCGCCGTGGCCGCCCGCCTCGGCGGCGACAACGGCCCCCTGGTCCTCCTCGCTCTGGTCGGTGTCCCGCTGGCCGCCTTGGCCGTGCTCAACGACCCTCGGCTGGCGCCTGCGTTGGTGGTCCTCGCTTTCCCCGTGGGCGTCATGGAACTGCCGGGCATCGAGCTCCAGTTGGTGCAGCTGGCCACCCTGGCGGTGGCCGCGCTGGTCGCCCTCCGCCGCATGGCGAGCGGGTTGGCGCCGCTGTCGTGGGTGCGGGGCATGGGCTGGGGCGTGGCCTTCGTGGCCTGGATGCTCGTCGGCTTGCCCACCGCGCTCAACCGCCAGCGCGCCCTGCGAGAGATCGTGCTGTTCGCCATCGGAATGGTGTTCGCGGCGACGGTGGTGGCGGTCGCCCGCCGCCCTGGCGACGTGCGCGCCTTACTCGCCGTGGTCGTCGGCGTGGTAGCCGCCGTGGGCCTGACGACGCCGCTCGGCGCCTCGCAGGTGCGCGCCGCCTTCGACGGTGCCGTGGTGCAGGGGCGGGCCACCGGCATCTTCACCCAGCCCAACCAACTGGGCACGTTCTGCGCCACCGGCGCCCTCATCGGCATCGGCGTGTTCTTTGCAGCCCAGACCCGTCGGGGCCGTTTGTTCGCGGGCATCGGCGTGGCGGGTGGCGTCCTCGGCCTGGTGCTGTCGCTGTCACGTGGTTCCTGGATCGGCTTCGTGCTCGGCGCCGTCGTGCTCGTGGTGAAGCTGCCCGAGGCCCGTCGTGCGTTGATGCTCGCCGTCGTGCCCGTGGTCCTGCTGGGCGCTGCGCTGAGCGCCTTCGCCCCCACCAGCCCGCAGGTCGAGGTGGTCGGACAGCGGCTGCGGTCGATCGCGGGCGAGCGCAACCCCTACGACAACCGGCCTGCCATCTGGCGCGAGGCGCAAGGCGAGATCGTCGAACAACCGGTGACCGGCTACGGCGCGGGCAGCTTTCCCCAGGCGAGTGCCCGGGCCACCTCCAAAGCACGGACGGTGGTGGCCGAGCACGCCCACAACCTGCTGCTGACGTGGGGCGCCGAACTGGGCCTCCCCGCCCTGGGCCTGGCGCTGGGGTTGGCCGTCCACCTCCACGTCGCCATGCGCCGGATGGCCCGGCGGGTGGCCGCCGAAGACCGCGCTGTCGTGGCCGGCCTGGCCGCCGCCCTCGTCGGCGTGCTCGGCCAAGGCATCGTCGACTACACGCTCCACAACGCGGTGGTGCTCACCTTGCTCTTCGCCATGGTCGGGGCGGTGTTCGCCTACGACCGCATCACCCGCACGGCACCGGCGTGA